The Haloferax sp. Atlit-12N genome segment CCAGACAGCAGTCGTCGAAGTGGACGTATCGAAGCGAATAAAACGGGACGCCGGCGGTGGTGGTTGCGGTGAAACGTCTCGAAGCCCGTCGAAAGAGGCGTTATTGCTTGAGGTAGCCGCCGTCGACGGCGATGGACTCGCCGGTGATCCAGTCGCCCTCCTCGGAGAGCAGGAGGACCGCGACGTGACCGACTTCCTCGGGTTGACCGATTCGGTCGAGGATGTGCACGTCGAGCGTCTCCGCGAGGATTTCGTCCGGCGACTTGCCCGACTGCTCGGCGTGTTCGTCGAGCCACGCTTCGACCATCGGCGTCTCGACGGTGCCGGGCTTGAGCGCGTTGACGGTGATGCCGTGGTCGCTCAGTTCCTTCGCCAGCACGGTCGTGAAGGCGAGGACAGCCGCCTTGGACGCGCCGTACGCGCCCTGTCCGGCGAACGGTCGCTCCGCGCCGACCGACGAGATGTTGACGATGCTCCCCTCGATTTCGCGGTCGACCATCCGGGCGGCGACGGCCTTGGAGACGAGGAACGTCCCCTTGGCGTTCACTTCGAAGTGGAGGTCCCAGTCGTCTTCGGTCGTTTCGAGAAGCGGGATGGCCTGCTGGACGCCCGCGTTGTTCACGAGGCCGTGGATGTCACCGAGCGAGTCGATAGCGGCGTCGACGGCGGTTTCCACGCCCTCGGCGTCGGTCACGTCGACCTCGTACACCTCGGCCTCGCCACCCAGCTCGCGAACGAGTTCAGCTGTCTCCGCGGCCACTTCGGGCTTCGTGTCGAAAATCGATACGTCGGCTCCGGCCCGGGCGCAGCGGACCGC includes the following:
- the rhcB gene encoding L-rhamnose 1-dehydrogenase (part of the rhamnose catabolism pathway), coding for MSTHTDTRLRDRHIVVTGGARGIGRGIAVRCARAGADVSIFDTKPEVAAETAELVRELGGEAEVYEVDVTDAEGVETAVDAAIDSLGDIHGLVNNAGVQQAIPLLETTEDDWDLHFEVNAKGTFLVSKAVAARMVDREIEGSIVNISSVGAERPFAGQGAYGASKAAVLAFTTVLAKELSDHGITVNALKPGTVETPMVEAWLDEHAEQSGKSPDEILAETLDVHILDRIGQPEEVGHVAVLLLSEEGDWITGESIAVDGGYLKQ